One genomic region from Populus nigra chromosome 8, ddPopNigr1.1, whole genome shotgun sequence encodes:
- the LOC133701380 gene encoding chloride channel protein CLC-c-like, whose protein sequence is MEEDHSSREGNGFEMEDDDKEHSVSMLREPFLVRNIKNNTSQIAIVGANTCPIESLDYEIADNELFRQDWRSRKKVEIYQYVVLKWTLALLIGLGTGLVGFFNNLAVENIAGFKLLLTNNLMLENKYYQAFATYAGCNVVLAIAAAALCAYVAPAAAGSGIPEVKAYLNGVDAPSILAPATLFVKIFGSIFGVAAGFVVGKEGPMVHTGACIASLLGQGGSRKYHLTWKWLRYFKNDRDRRDLVTCGSAAGVAAAFRAPVGGVLFALEEAASWWRSALLWRTFFTTAVVAVVLRGLIDFCRSGKCGLFGQGGLIMFDVNSRKAFYSTPDLLAVVFLGVIGGVFGSLYNYCVDKVLRTYSLINERGPSFKILLVIVISLLTSCCSYGLPWLSKCIPCPPHLAEKCPTEGRSGNFKNFQCPPNHYNDLASLVFNTSDDAIRNLFTSGSEKEFHLSTLMVFFFAIYCLGIVTYGIAVPSGLFIPVILAGASYGRLIGTMLGPLSNLDAGLCALLGAASFLGGTMRMTVSLCVILLELTNDLLMLPLMMLVLLISKTVADSFNKGIYDQMVRMKGFPYMEAHAEPYMRHLVASDVVSGPLVSFSGIEKVGNLLHALKATGHNGFPVIDEPPCSDAPELCGLVLRSHLLVLLRGKKFTKQRVKTGSGITKSLKAHDFAKAGSGKGVKLEDLEITEEEMEMYVDLHPITNTSPYTVVETMSLAKAAVLFRELGLRHLCVVPKTPGRPPIVGILTRHDFTPDHILGLYPHIKPHK, encoded by the exons ATGGAGGAGGATCATAGTAGTAGAGAAGGGAATGGATTTGAGATGGAAGATGATGATAAGGAACACAGTGTGTCAATGTTGAGAGAGCCGTTTCTTGTTAGGAATATAAAGAATAATACTTCACAGATTGCCATTGTTGGTGCCAATACCTGCCCTATTGAAAGCCTTGATTATGA GATTGCTGATAATGAACTTTTTAGACAAGACTGGAGGTCTCGAAAGAAGGTTGAGATATATCAGTATGTTGTCCTCAAGTGGACACTTGCTCTCCTCATTGGGTTAGGTACAGGGCTTGTCGGCTTTTTCAATAACCTTGCTGTTGAAAACATAGCTGGTTTCAAACTTCTGTTGACAAACAATCTCATGCTTGAGAACAA GTACTATCAGGCATTTGCAACTTATGCTGGTTGCAACGTGGTTTTGGCTATTGCTGCTGCAGCCCTCTGTGCTTACGTTGCTCCTGCAGCAGCAGGCTCTGGTATACCTGAGGTTAAAGCATACCTCAATGGTGTAGATGCTCCTTCTATTTTGGCTCCTGCTACCCTCTTTGTAAAG ATTTTCGGGTCCATATTTGGAGTTGCTGCTGGATTTGTTGTTGGTAAAGAAGGACCCATGGTACATACTGGTGCTTGCATAGCCTCCTTACTTGGACAGGGTGGTTCTCGCAAGTATCATTTGACATGGAAATGGTTGAGATACTTCAAAAATGATCGAGACCGGCGAGATTTGGTTACATGTGGTTCTGCTGCTGGTGTAGCAGCTGCCTTCCGTGCTCCTGTTGGCGGGGTCTTATTTGCCCTTGAAGAAGCTGCTTCCTG GTGGAGGAGTGCCCTTCTTTGGAGGACGTTCTTTACGACAGCTGTAGTAGCAGTCGTATTGAGAGGTCTCATAGATTTTTGCCGATCTGGAAAATGTGGGCTATTTGGACAAGGAGGTCTGATCATGTTTGACGTAAATTCTAGAAAAGCCTTTTACAGCACCCCAGATCTACTAGCAGTTGTGTTCCTTGGAGTGATAGGAGGCGTTTTCGGAAGCCTTTACAACTATTGTGTCGACAAGGTTCTTCGCACGTACAGCCTCATCAATGA GAGGGGTCCTTCGTTTAAGATTCTGCTTGTTATTGTCATTTCCCTTTTGACCTCTTGTTGCTCCTATGGTCTCCCATGGCTTTCGAAGTGCATTCCCTGTCCCCCTCACCTGGCCGAGAAATGCCCAACTGAAGGCCGCTCTGGCAACTTCAAGAATTTCCAGTGTCCACCAAACCACTATAACGACCTTGCTTCCCTCGTTTTCAACACCAGTGATGATGCCATCCGCAACCTATTCACTTCCGGTAGTGAAAAGGAATTTCACCTCTCCACCCTTATGGTTTTCTTCTTTGCTATTTATTGCCTTGGCATTGTTACTTACGGCATTGCTGTTCCCTCTGGGCTCTTCATCCCCGTCATTCTTGCTGGGGCCTCTTATGGGCGTCTTATTGGAACAATGCTTGGCCCTCTGTCTAATCTTGATGCGGGTCTCTGTGCCCTCCTTGGAGCTGCCTCCTTCCTTGGTGGCACCATGAGAATGACAGTTTCTCTCTGTGTCATACTTCTTGAACTTACTAATGATCTGCTTATGCTTCCACTAATGATGCTAGTGCTCCTCATTTCAAAAACAGTGGCCGATAGTTTCAACAAGGGTATTTACGATCAAATGGTGAGAATGAAAGGATTTCCGTACATGGAAGCCCATGCAGAACCATACATGAGACATCTTGTTGCAAGTGATGTTGTTTCTGGTCCATTAGTTTCATTCTCTGGGATTGAAAAAGTAGGGAACCTGTTGCATGCTTTGAAAGCAACAGGGCATAATGGATTCCCTGTGATTGATGAGCCGCCTTGTTCAGATGCTCCAGAATTGTGTGGACTTGTCTTGAGGTCTCATCTGCTTGTGTTGCTAAGAGGAAAGAAATTTACAAAGCAGAGAGTAAAGACGGGATCAGGGATCACGAAGAGTTTAAAGGCACATGACTTTGCAAAGGCTGGATCAGGCAAAGGGGTGAAGCTGGAGGATTTGGAGATCACAGAGGAGGAGATGGAGATGTATGTTGATCTCCATCCTATTACTAACACATCTCCATACACCGTGGTTGAAACAATGTCTCTAGCTAAAGCTGCTGTTCTCTTTCGCGAACTTGGCCTCAGACACTTGTGTGTGGTGCCGAAGACACCAGGG AGGCCTCCTATTGTCGGAATCCTGACTCGGCATGACTTCACACCAGATCATATACTGGGGCTTTACCCACATATTAAACCTCACAAGTAG
- the LOC133701134 gene encoding uncharacterized protein LOC133701134, whose translation MIKAAKKLKKFWPRKKKRKKTLQYHEPYYHHPPSSCHCCCSYPTAPTQPSAPPLPPWLEPELTYEAVSAPGLQSLPELAHSSQIQVPSQEIVMETTPIYPTLPSYQQYLVPNPVYGVPVEQKPRREKSTGFFGCFVDFCANLISCFCPCFRIQEKSEFLVA comes from the coding sequence ATGATAAAAGCAGCGAAGAAGCTCAAGAAGTTCTGgccaagaaagaagaagaggaagaagaccCTTCAATATCATGAACCCTATTACCACCATCCACCCTCATCATGTCATTGTTGCTGCTCTTACCCTACCGCACCAACTCAACCCTCAGCTCCGCCATTGCCACCATGGCTCGAGCCTGAACTGACCTACGAGGCCGTTTCTGCACCTGGGCTGCAGTCCTTACCTGAGCTGGCCCATTCAAGTCAAATCCAAGTTCCATCACAAGAAATTGTTATGGAAACAACTCCCATTTATCCAACATTGCCGTCATATCAGCAATATCTGGTTCCAAATCCTGTTTATGGAGTGCCTGTTGAGCAGAAGCCAAGAAGAGAGAAGTCAACTGGGTTTTTCGGATGTTTTGTCGACTTCTGTGCCAATCTAATCAGTTGCTTCTGTCCATGTTTTCGCATTCAGGAAAAAAGTGAGTTCTTAGTGGCTTGA
- the LOC133701379 gene encoding dynamin-2A-like — protein MEAIEELTQLSESMRQASALLADEDVDETTSSSSPSSRRSSTFLNVVALGNVGAGKSAVLNSLIGHPVLPTGENGATRAPISIDLSRDSSVSSKSIILQIDSKNQQVSASALRHSLQERLSKVSSGRSRDEIYLKLRTSTAPPLKLIDLPGVDQRIVDDSMISEYVQHNDAILLVVIPAIQAPEISSSRALRIAKEYDAESTRTVGIISKIDQAATESKAIAAVQALLLNQGPPKTSDIPWVALIGQSVSIASVQSGSASSESSLETAWRAESESLKSILTGAPQSKLGRVALVDVLAGQIRSRMKLRLPSLLSGLQGKSQIVQDEMVRLGEQMVSSSEGTRALALELCREFEDKFLMHLVGGEGNGWKVVASFEGNFPNRIKQLPLDRHFDINNVKRIVLEADGYQPYLISPEKGLRSLIKGVLELAKEPSKLCVDEVHRVLLDIVSSAANATPGLGRYPPFKREVVAIASSVLDGFKNEAKKMVVALVDMERVFVPPQHFIRLVQRRMDRQRREDELKNKSSKKAVDTEQSILNRATSPQTGQQSGGSLKSLKEKSNQQDKDAPEGSALKTAGPGGEITAGFLLKKSGKLNGWSKRWFVLNEKTGKLGYTKKQEERQFRGVITLEECSIEEVSEEEETSSKSSKDKKANGPSAEKGPSLVFKITSRVPYKTVLKAHSAVVLKAESMGDKVEWLNKLRNVIQSKGGQVLSESGPPMRQSMSDGSLDTMARRPADPEEELRWMSQEVRGYVEAVLNSLGANVPKAVVLCQVEKAKEDMLNQLYSSISTQSTARIEELLQEDQNVKRKRERYQKQSSLLSKLTRQLSIHDNRAAAASSWSDGSGAESSPRTNGSLSGEDWRNAFDSAANGPVGPSRSHSRRNSDPAQNGDVSANGSRRTPNRMPPAPPPSGSSYRY, from the exons ATGGAGGCGATCGAAGAATTGACTCAGCTTTCGGAATCTATGAGGCAAGCATCTGCTTTGCTTGCCGACGAAGACGTTGATGAAACGACATCGTCGTCCTCTCCTTCTTCCAGACGCTCGTCTACTTTCCTCAATGTCGTCGCTCTCGGCAATGTG GGTGCGGGTAAATCTGCTGTTTTGAATAGTTTAATCGGACATCCTGTTTTG CCCACCGGTGAAAATGGAGCCACTCGGGCTCCGATAAGCATAGATTTAAGTAGGGATAGTTCCGTAAGCagtaaatcaattattttacagATTGACAGCAAAAATCAACAGGTTTCTGCGA GTGCTCTTCGGCATTCTCTACAGGAAAGGCTTAGCAAGGTTTCCTCCGGCAGGAGTCGTGATGAAATATATCTGAAACTTCGTACCAGTACAG CTCCTCCATTGAAATTGATTGACTTGCCTGGGGTGGATCAAAGAATCGTAGATGACTCAATG ATCAGTGAATATGTTCAGCACAATGATGCTATTCTGCTAGTTGTAATACCTGCTATTCAGGCGCCAGAAATTTCTTCCTCTAGAGCCCTCAGAATTGCAAAGGAATATGATGCAGAGA GTACCAGAACAGTTGGCATTATTAGTAAAATTGATCAAGCAGCTACAGAGTCAAAAGCTATTGCAGCTGTTCAAGCTCTTCTTTTGAATCAAGGACCACCAAAAACATCTGACATTCCATGGGTTGCATTGATCGGTCAATCTGTTTCCATAGCATCAGTGCAATCTGGAAGTGCTTCATCCGAGAGCTCTTTGGAAACTGCCTGGCGAGCTGAAAGTGAAAGTCTAAAATCTATATTGACTGGAGCCCCTCAAAGCAAGCTTGGGAGAGTTGCTCTGGTGGATGTCCTTGCTGGTCAGATTCGTAGTCGCATGAAACTCAGGCTTCCCAGTCTCCTTTCTGG GCTTCAGGGGAAATCTCAAATAGTTCAAGACGAAATGGTGAGGCTTGGCGAGCAAATGGTTAGTAGCTCTGAAGGTACAAGAGCTTTAGCTTTGGAGCTCTGCCGTGAGTTTGAAGACAAATTTCTCATGCATCTTGTTGGTGGTGAA GGTAATGGTTGGAAAGTTGTTGCGAGTTTTGAGGGTAATTTTCCAAACAGGATCAAGCAGCTACCTTTAGATAGGCATTTTGACATAAACAATGTCAAAAGG ATTGTCCTAGAAGCAGATGGTTATCAACCTTATCTTATATCTCCAGAGAAGGGGTTGAGGTCCTTAATAAAAGGTGTCCTGGAGCTGGCAAAGGAACCCTCAAAGCTGTGTGTTGATGAG GTGCATCGTGTACTACTGGATATTGTATCATCTGCTGCAAATGCCACTCCTGGACTTGGAAGGTATCCTCCTTTCAAGAGAGAG GTTGTGGCAATTGCAAGTTCTGTGCTTGATGGGTTTAAAAATGAAGCTAAGAAAATGGTAGTTGCCCTAGTTGATATGGAGCGTGTGTTTGTTCCACCTCAACACTTCATCCGATTGGTGCAGAGGCG AATGGATAGGCAGCGCCGTGAGGACGAGCTAAAGAACAAATCTTCAAAAAAGGCGGTTGACACTGAGCAGTCTATCTTAAACAGG GCAACCAGCCCCCAAACAGGTCAACAATCTGGAGGAAGCTTGAAATCATTGAAAGAGAAATCCAATCAGCAGGATAAAGATGCACCAGAGGGATCTGCCTTGAAAACTGCTGGGCCTGGGGGTGAGATAACAGCAG ggtttttattaaagaaaagtgGAAAACTTAATGGCTGGAGTAAGCGATGGTTTGTATTGAATGAAAAAACTGGCAAG CTTGGTTACACAAAAAAGCAAGAAGAAAGACAATTCCGTGGTGTTATTACTTTGGAG GAATGCAGTATTGAAGAAGtttctgaagaagaagaaacctcTTCAAAAAGTTCCAAGGATAAAAAGGCAAATGGACCAAGTGCTGAGAAAGGACCCAGTCTTGTGTTCAAAATAACTAGTAGGGTTCCATATAAGACTGTCTTGAAAG ctCACAGTGCTGTTGTATTAAAAGCTGAGAGCATGGGCGATAAGGTTGAGTGGCTAAACAAGTTGAGAAATGTCATCCAGTCAAAAGGAGGCCAAGTGCTTAGTGAATCTGGTCCTCCCATGCGTCAGAGCATGTCTGATGGTTCCCTA GATACAATGGCTAGAAGACCTGCCGACCCTGAAGAAGAGCTTCGGTGGATGTCACAAGAAGTACGCGGCTACGTTGAAGCTGTTCTCAACAGCCTTGGTGCCAATGTCCCAaaa GCAGTTGTTCTTTGCCAAGTGGAGAAAGCCAAAGAAGACATGCTTAATCAATTATATAGTTCTATTAG TACACAAAGCACAGCAAGGATTGAGGAGTTGCTGCAGGAGGACCAGAATGTAAAGAGGAAGAGGGAACGTTATCAGAAACAGTCTTCTCTTCTTTCAAAACTCACTAGGCAACTTAGCATCCATGATAATCGAGCTGCTGCTGCATCCAGTTGGTCTGATGGTAGTGGAGCAG AAAGCAGCCCGAGAACAAATGGATCCTTGTCAGGAGAAGACTGGAGGAATGCATTTGATTCTGCAGCCAATGGACCTGTTGGCCCATCCAGGTCCCACAGTCGACGAAACAGTGATCCAGCTCAGAATGGTGATGTAAGCGCAAACGGCAGCCGTCGGACACCAAATCGGATGCCACCCGCACCACCACCATCTGGTTCATCCTATAGATATTAG